The proteins below are encoded in one region of Brassica napus cultivar Da-Ae chromosome A6, Da-Ae, whole genome shotgun sequence:
- the LOC106383329 gene encoding uncharacterized protein LOC106383329: MLQQLLQEQQLQGKALNQVTTEINTRMNHLFRDLSTKYDNVASHMRQMDIQIAQTPESVKRQQGTLPGKTDKNPKECNAVELRSGKKLSEPVKKRFTAAEKGKQKESEQPPADTLASEKETKPTVETNLPGPEQPAEAVRPIPEAVPPREYTPKVPYPVPAKATRKDREEMKCRKMLEDLTIRLPLIDAIQMMPSMHSFMKGLISGKISEESEFMTVSKECSAVLQNRQIKKRGDPGKFVLSIQIGKTVFACSLVDLGSSVNLMPYSVARRLGYMHFKPTKMSLVFAGRSVKSPVRILEDLQVIVGNFPCPSRLRSSRTGRGI; the protein is encoded by the coding sequence ATGTTGCAGCAGCTGCTCCAAGAACAACAGCTCCAGGGGAAGGCTCTAAACCAGGTTACTACCGAGATCAATACCAGAATGAACCATCTGTTCAGAGATTTGAGCACCAAGTACGACAATGTCGCGAGCCATATGAGACAGATGGACATTCAGATTGCTCAGACTCCTGAGAGCGTCAAGAGGCAGCAAGGTACTCTACCTGGTAAAACCGACAAAAACCCTAAGGAGTGCAATGCGGTTGAGTTGAGAAGTGGAAAGAAACTGTCTGAGCCGGTAAAGAAGAGGTTCACTGCGGCTGAGAAGGGTAAGCAGAAAGAGTCGGAACAACCACCAGCCGATACCCTGGCATCTGAGAAGGAGACAAAACCAACAGTTGAAACCAATTTGCCAGGACCAGAACAACCAGCTGAAGCTGTTCGCCCGATCCCAGAGGCTGTTCCTCCTCGCGAATACACTCCTAAAGTCCCTTACCCTGTTCCAGCAAAGGCTACTCGTAAGGACCGAGAGGAGATGAAGTGCAGAAAGATGCTGGAGGACCTAACCATCCGACTCCCCTTGATAGATGCGATCCAGATGATGCCCTCCATGCACAGCTTTATGAAGGGATTGATCTCAGGAAAAATATCAGAGGAGAGCGAATTCATGACTGTATCCAAGGAGTGCAGTGCAGTACTTCAGAACAGGCAGATAAAGAAGCGAGGAGACCCTGGCAAGTTCGTCCTCTCTATCCAGATTGGGAAGACAGTTTTCGCATGCTCTTTGGTTGATCTTGGATCCAGCGTAAACCTCATGCCCTACTCTGTAGCACGACGTCTAGGATACATGCATTTCAAACCAACTAAGATGTCCTTGGTGTTCGCGGGTAGATCAGTCAAGTCCCCGGTTCGTATTCTAGAGGATCTCCAAGTAATAGTCGGGAACTTCCCTTGTCCCAGCAGACTTCGTAGTTCTAGAACTGGAAGAGGAATCTAA
- the LOC106433881 gene encoding uncharacterized protein LOC106433881: protein MEGSSKNNKRKKIDEHMKKNKKRHVINNSINLNPEEKKICERTEKSGQESFGVFEFPWMKDSMISTSLDWSLPGSPFPFIDDGNDMFEGSSELRLPVKRFSNDMLEFEAFEFIWTSISD from the coding sequence ATGGAGGGCTCGTCTAAAAACAATAAGCGAAAAAAAATAGATGAGCATATgaagaaaaacaagaagagaCATGTGATCAACAATAGTATTAACTTAAATCCTGAGGAAAAGAAGATATGCGAAAGAACTGAGAAATCCGGGCAGGAGAGTTTCGGAGTGTTTGAGTTTCCCTGGATGAAAGATAGCATGATCTCCACCTCCCTTGATTGGAGTCTACCGGGATCTCCTTTTCCGTTCATAGATGATGGAAATGACATGTTTGAAGGGAGTAGTGAACTGAGGTTGCCAGTGAAAAGGTTTAGTAATGATATGTTGGAGTTTGAGGCATTTGAATTCATTTGGACTTCTATTTCCGATTAG